A stretch of the Capsicum annuum cultivar UCD-10X-F1 chromosome 8, UCD10Xv1.1, whole genome shotgun sequence genome encodes the following:
- the LOC107840295 gene encoding ferredoxin--nitrite reductase, chloroplastic: MASFSIRFLAPSLPNPTRFSKTTTTLKLNATPSPQTVAAPPSPEVAAERLEPRVEEKDGYWILKEKFRQGINPQEKVKIDKEPMKLFMENGIEELAKIPIEEIDQSKLSKDDIDVRLKWLGLFHRRKNQYGRFMMRLKLPNGVTTSAQTRYLASVIRKYGEEGCADITTRQNWQIRGVVLPDVPEIIKGLAEVGLTSLQSGMDNVRNAVGNPLAGIDPEEIVDTRPYTNLLSQFITGNARGNPAVSNLPRKWNPCVVGSHDLYEHPHINDLAYMPATKDGRFGFNLLVGGFFSAKRCDEAIPLDAWVPADDVVPVCKAMLEAFRDLGFRGNRQKCRMMWLIDELGVEGFRAEVEKRMPQKELERASPEDLVKKQWERRDYLGVHPQKQEGYSFIGLHIPVGRVQADDMDDLAHLADEYGSGELRLTVEQNIIIPNIENSKIEALLKEPLLNKFSPEPPILMKGLVACTGNQFCGQAIIETKARALKITEEVQRQVSLTRPVRMHWTGCPNTCGQVQVADIGFMGCMTRDKDKKTVEGADVFLGGRIGSDSHLGEVYKKAVPCDELVPLVMDLLIKNFGAVPREREETED; encoded by the exons ATGGCATCTTTTTCCATCAGATTCCTTGCACCTTCGTTGCCAAATCCAACTAGATTTTCCAAGACGACTACAACTCTCAAGCTCAATGCAACTCCATCTCCGCAGACGGTGGCAGCGCCACCGTCTCCGGAGGTTGCTGCTGAGAGACTAGAGCCTAGAGTTGAGGAAAAAGATGGATATTGGATACTAAAAGAGAAGTTTAGACAAGGCATCAATCCTCAAGAAAAGGTGAAGATTGACAAGGAACCTATGAAGTTGTTCATGGAAAATGGTATTGAAGAGTTAGCTAAGATTCCCATTGAAGAGATAGATCAGTCTAAGCTTAGTAAGGATGACATTGATGTCAGACTTAAGTGGCTTGGCCTCTTCCATAGGAGAAAGAATCAGT ATGGGAGGTTCATGATGAGGTTGAAACTTCCAAATGGAGTAACAACGAGTGCACAGACTAGATATTTGGCTAGTGTAATAAGGAAATACGGGGAGGAAGGATGTGCTGATATTACGACAAGGCAAAATTGGCAGATTCGCGGAGTTGTGCTGCCTGATGTGCCTGAGATAATAAAGGGACTAGCAGAAGTTGGCTTGACCAGTTTGCAGAGTGGCATGGATAATGTAAGGAATGCAGTAGGAAATCCTCTGGCTGGAATTGATCCAGAAGAAATAGTAGACACAAGGCCTTACACTAATTTGCTGTCCCAATTTATCACTGGCAATGCAAGAGGCAATCCGGCAGTTTCTAACTT GCCAAGGAAGTGGAATCCGTGTGTAGTAGGCTCTCATGATCTTTATGAGCATCCCCATATCAATGATCTTGCATACATGCCCGCCACAAAAGATGGACGATTTGGATTCAACCTGCTTGTGGGAGGGTTCTTCAGTGCGAAACGATGTGATGAGGCAATTCCTCTTGATGCATGGGTTCCAGCTGATGATGTTGTTCCGGTTTGCAAAGCAATGCTAGAAGCTTTTAGAGATCTTGGTTTCAGAGGGAACAGGCAGAAATGTAGAATGATGTGGTTAATCGATGAACTG GGTGTAGAAGGATTCAGGGCAGAGGTCGAAAAGAGAATGCCTCAGAAAGAGCTAGAGAGAGCATCTCCGGAAGACTTGGTTAAGAAACAATGGGAAAGAAGAGATTATCTTGGTGTGCATCCACAGAAACAGGAAGGCTATAGCTTTATTGGTCTTCACATTCCAGTAGGTCGTGTCCAAGCAGACGATATGGATGATCTAGCTCATTTGGCTGATGAGTATGGCTCGGGAGAGCTCCGGCTGACCGTGGAACAGAACATTATCATTCCCAACATTGAAAACTCAAAGATTGAGGCACTGCTCAAAGAACCTCTTTTGAACAAATTTTCACCTGAACCACCTATTCTCATGAAAGGTTTAGTGGCTTGTACTGGTAACCAGTTTTGTGGACAAGCCATAATTGAGACAAAAGCTCGCGCCCTGAAGATTACTGAAGAGGTTCAAAGGCAAGTATCTCTTACAAGGCCAGTAAGGATGCACTGGACAGGCTGCCCGAATACATGTGGACAGGTTCAAGTTGCAGACATTGGATTCATGGGATGCATGACTAGGGACAAGGACAAGAAGACTGTAGAAGGTGCCGATGTTTTCTTAGGCGGCAGAATAGGGAGTGATTCACATTTAGGAGAAGTATATAAGAAGGCAGTTCCGTGTGATGAATTGGTACCACTTGTCATGGACTTACTAATTAAGAACTTTGGTGCAGTTCCACGAGAAAGAGAAGAAACAGAAGATTAA
- the LOC107840296 gene encoding uncharacterized protein LOC107840296 has protein sequence MCIFHQPQPQPQPQPPTHLSLLSPFLSNRSFSYKSAMSIDGGRFYWERNSDEKVKGIVIIFAWISIDESELKNYVHLYASLGWNSLVCLADFATLYIPEKATSLAYSLLRQLVEELRCRPCPVVVAALSGGSKACMYKFFQIVKGRSEAQVNLEDSQLVINCISGQIYDSCPVDFTADFGTQFAVPPTILKLPGSTKLLSLVAKGFTSGLDALFITRFGSQRSEYWRTLYSSVSFGAPFLILCSENDDIAPYQSVCKFAHSLQDMGADIKMIMWKGSCHAGLYKSDPIQYGIAIDQLLAHAASVFTSRIKKLVERNGLDDMHDEISHLICDLQNAAADSNGSFRRVAGGPNDHFFLPSSSDRQNVSDSGSSSEERKDLPIWPNPSLSAHTVLGQILFDACVPKNVEGWDVKYTSSLKCQPFSSARKHSPLNAIKYFRRSRL, from the exons ATGTGCATATTCCaccaaccccaaccccaaccccaaccccaacccccgACCCATCTCTCTCTACTTTCCCCATTTTTGAGTAATCGGAGTTTCAGTTATAAATCGGCCATGTCAATTGACGGTGGAAGATTTTACTGGGAGAGGAATTCGGATGAAAAGGTGAAAGGAATTGTGATAATTTTTGCTTGGATTTCGATTGACGAAAGTGAATTGAAGAATTATGTTCATCTTTACGCTTCTCTTGGTTGGAATTCCCTTGTCTGCCTTGCCGATTTCGCCACCTT ATACATACCTGAGAAGGCTACATCACTGGCATATTCTCTTCTAAGACAGCTCGTCGAG GAACTAAGATGTCGGCCTTGTCCAGTTGTTGTTGCAGCTCTTTCTGGTGGTTCTAAGGCCTGCATGTATAAGTTTTTTCAG ATTGTGAAAGGGAGATCTGAAGCTCAAGTTAATCTG GAGGACAGCCAATTGGTCATTAACTGCATCTCAGGTCAAATTTATGATTCTTGTCCTGTTGATTTCACTGCAGACTTTGGAACACAATTTGCTGTGCCTCCCACAATTCTAAAGTTGCCCGGCTCGACAAAGCTACTGTCTCTGGTTGCAAAAGGTTTTACTTCTGGATTAGATGCCTTATTCATTACTAGGTTTGGGTCCCAGCGTTCTGAATATTGGCGCACTCTTTACTCCTCAGTT AGTTTTGGAGCCCCTTTTCTCATTTTGTGCTCAGAAAATGATGATATTGCTCCATATCAATCTGTATGTAAATTCGCTCACAGCTTGCAAGACATGGGGGCAGATATCAAAATGATAATGTGGAAGGGTTCCTGTCACGCAG GTTTGTACAAGAGTGATCCCATCCAGTACGGCATTGCTATAGATCAACTACTTGCTCATGCAGCTTCAGTTTTCACTAGCAGAATTAAGAAACTAGTAGAGAGAAATGGCTTGGATGATATGCATGATGAGATATCTCACTTGATTTGTGACCTCCAAAATGCTGCAGCTGACTCGAACGGAAGTTTTAGAAGAGTTGCAGGGGGGCCAAATGATCACTTTTTCTTGCCAAGTTCATCTGACCGACAAAATGTTAGTGATTCTGGCTCTTCCTCCGAAGAAAGAAAAGATCTGCCCATTTGGCCAAATCCCAGTTTAAGTGCACACACTGTGCTTGGCCAAATCCTTTTTGATGCTTGTGTTCCTAAGAATGTTGAAGGTTGGGATGTTAAGTATACTTCTTCCTTAAAATGCCAACCCTTTTCCTCAGCACGTAAGCATTCACCACTAAATGCCATCAAATACTTCCGCCGCTCACGGTTATGA